One Leucobacter muris DNA segment encodes these proteins:
- a CDS encoding D-sedoheptulose-7-phosphate isomerase, protein MTITHTTAPFRSRRRDAVDGNRVAAHFEDLRDALTCASRHAEHLEAWGVELAARLRSGSRLLVAGNGGSAAEAQHLAAELVGRYRGDRDAYSAIALSAETSSLTAIGNDYGFAEVFARQVRAHARVGDIVLLISTSGASRNLIEAARAARNVGAVTWALTGEGPNPLTTVCDDAVCIDGAAPHVQECQLAAIHAVCEVFDSQVTDASAGGAT, encoded by the coding sequence ATGACGATCACCCACACCACCGCCCCATTCCGCTCCCGTCGGCGCGACGCCGTCGACGGCAACCGGGTCGCTGCTCACTTCGAAGACCTGCGAGACGCACTCACGTGCGCCTCGCGTCACGCCGAGCACCTCGAGGCGTGGGGCGTCGAACTCGCGGCCCGCCTGCGCTCGGGATCGCGACTGCTCGTCGCCGGCAACGGCGGTTCGGCCGCCGAGGCGCAGCACCTCGCCGCCGAACTCGTCGGCAGGTACCGCGGCGACCGCGACGCCTACTCGGCGATCGCGCTCTCGGCCGAGACCTCGAGTCTCACCGCGATCGGCAACGACTACGGCTTCGCCGAGGTGTTCGCTCGGCAGGTTCGCGCCCACGCCCGCGTGGGCGACATCGTGCTGCTGATCTCGACGAGCGGCGCGAGCCGCAACCTCATCGAGGCCGCACGCGCCGCCCGCAACGTGGGGGCCGTGACCTGGGCGCTCACCGGAGAGGGGCCGAACCCGCTCACCACGGTGTGCGATGACGCCGTCTGCATCGACGGCGCCGCCCCGCACGTGCAGGAGTGCCAGCTGGCGGCGATCCACGCGGTCTGCGAGGTCTTCGACTCCCAGGTGACCGACGCGTCGGCCGGGGGTGCGACATGA
- a CDS encoding glycosyltransferase family 9 protein, translating into MKPRVLVARLDSLGDVLLAGPAVRAVAERAQVVMLCGPRGAAAAHLLPGVSEVIVWDAPWISDPAPPADADHLDSLVGRLRAARLSEAVIVTSFHQSPLPLAMLLRVAGVPRISGASVDYPGSLLDVRLRPGEDLPEDIPEPERALAIADAAGFPCRDDGRLRIRPVPEASALTGSAPYIVLHPGAAVPARQWPVTGFAGAARLLTEQGRRVVVTGGSDERLLTRAVVREAPGAVDLAGACTLPQLAGVLAGASVVIVGNTGPAHLAAAVGTPIVSLFSPLVPAERWRPYGVPQRLLGDQTAPCRGSRARVCPVPGHPCLAGVSAQAVVAAALDLEAARGGETIASSPTKGALR; encoded by the coding sequence ATGAAGCCCCGGGTGCTCGTGGCGAGGCTCGACAGTCTCGGCGACGTGCTGCTCGCGGGCCCGGCCGTGCGGGCCGTCGCCGAGCGGGCCCAGGTGGTGATGCTCTGCGGCCCGCGCGGCGCCGCCGCCGCGCACCTGCTGCCGGGCGTCTCGGAGGTGATCGTCTGGGACGCCCCGTGGATCTCGGACCCCGCCCCGCCCGCCGACGCCGATCACCTCGACTCGCTCGTGGGGCGGCTGCGGGCGGCGCGCCTCTCGGAGGCGGTGATCGTCACCTCGTTCCACCAGTCCCCGCTGCCCCTTGCGATGCTGCTGCGCGTCGCGGGCGTCCCCCGCATCTCAGGCGCATCGGTGGACTACCCGGGCTCGCTGCTCGACGTGCGGCTGCGCCCGGGCGAGGATCTGCCCGAGGACATCCCGGAGCCCGAACGGGCCCTCGCGATCGCGGACGCCGCGGGATTCCCGTGCCGGGACGACGGGCGGCTGCGGATCCGACCGGTGCCCGAGGCCTCCGCGCTCACCGGATCCGCTCCCTACATCGTGCTGCACCCGGGCGCCGCGGTGCCGGCCAGGCAGTGGCCCGTCACAGGCTTCGCCGGGGCGGCCCGGCTGCTCACCGAGCAGGGGCGCCGAGTGGTGGTGACGGGCGGCAGCGACGAACGCCTGCTCACCCGCGCGGTGGTGCGGGAGGCGCCCGGTGCGGTGGACCTCGCGGGGGCGTGCACACTGCCGCAACTCGCCGGGGTGCTCGCCGGGGCGAGCGTGGTGATCGTGGGGAACACCGGGCCCGCGCACCTCGCCGCGGCGGTCGGAACGCCCATCGTGAGCCTATTCTCGCCCCTCGTGCCGGCCGAGCGCTGGCGCCCCTACGGCGTGCCGCAGCGATTGCTGGGCGACCAGACGGCGCCCTGCCGCGGCAGCCGGGCCCGTGTCTGCCCCGTGCCGGGGCACCCGTGCCTCGCCGGGGTGAGCGCGCAGGCCGTGGTGGCGGCGGCGCTCGACCTCGAGGCGGCGCGGGGCGGCGAGACGATCGCATCGAGCCCGACGAAAGGAGCACTGCGATGA
- a CDS encoding glycosyltransferase, which translates to MRISMVSEHASPLAPPPPGSVDSGGQNVHVAALSRALADLGHTVTVYTRRDDAALPTRVALCKGVDVVHLTAGPPRRIPKDELLPYMGVLAEELAASWRYDPPDVVHSHFWMSGIAALEGARLLPEHQRPAVAHTFHALGAVKRRHQGASDTSPAERADLEPRVGQQADAVIATCDDEVDELRALGVPSHRIEIAPCGVDPDEFDTVGTAERRGSRHRLLSVGRIVPRKGMDLAIRALPLLRELGFDDVELEIVGSGDVVDGRDAEVDRLGELARELGVADRVHLRGQVGRDRMPALLRSADAVICTPWYEPFGIVPLESMACGTPVIAAEVGGLRDSVIDGITGLHVPPHDALAIAEAAARMLGDEPFRRALGTAGRGRVEARYTWAGVARQTESIYQRLLARERQQPGQLLEMAQ; encoded by the coding sequence ATGAGAATCTCCATGGTCTCCGAACACGCCAGCCCCCTCGCGCCCCCCCCCCCCGGGAGCGTCGACTCGGGCGGGCAGAACGTGCACGTGGCGGCGCTCTCGCGCGCCCTCGCCGATCTCGGGCACACGGTCACCGTCTACACGCGCCGCGACGACGCGGCGCTCCCCACGAGGGTGGCGCTGTGCAAGGGCGTCGACGTGGTGCACCTCACCGCCGGCCCGCCGCGCAGGATCCCGAAGGACGAGCTGCTGCCCTACATGGGCGTGCTCGCCGAGGAGCTCGCCGCCTCGTGGCGCTACGATCCGCCGGACGTGGTGCACAGTCACTTCTGGATGTCGGGCATCGCCGCGCTCGAGGGGGCGCGGCTGCTGCCCGAGCACCAGCGCCCCGCGGTCGCACACACCTTCCACGCTCTCGGCGCCGTCAAGCGCCGCCACCAGGGGGCGTCCGACACGAGCCCCGCGGAGCGGGCCGATCTCGAACCCCGCGTGGGCCAGCAGGCCGACGCGGTCATCGCGACCTGCGACGACGAGGTCGACGAGTTGCGCGCCCTGGGCGTGCCCTCGCACCGCATCGAGATCGCCCCGTGCGGGGTCGACCCGGACGAGTTCGACACGGTGGGCACCGCCGAGCGGCGCGGCTCGCGGCACCGCCTGCTGAGCGTGGGCCGCATCGTGCCGCGCAAGGGCATGGATCTCGCGATCCGCGCGCTGCCGCTGCTGCGCGAGCTGGGCTTCGACGACGTCGAGCTCGAGATCGTGGGATCGGGCGACGTGGTCGACGGCCGCGACGCGGAGGTCGACCGGCTGGGCGAGCTCGCCCGGGAGCTCGGGGTCGCCGACCGGGTGCACCTGCGCGGCCAGGTGGGCCGGGACCGGATGCCGGCCCTGCTGCGTTCGGCCGACGCCGTGATCTGCACGCCCTGGTACGAGCCGTTCGGCATCGTGCCGCTCGAGAGCATGGCGTGCGGCACCCCCGTCATCGCGGCCGAGGTCGGCGGGCTGCGCGACAGCGTGATCGACGGGATCACCGGCCTGCACGTGCCACCGCACGACGCCCTCGCCATCGCCGAGGCGGCCGCCCGGATGCTCGGCGACGAGCCCTTCCGACGCGCGCTCGGCACGGCGGGCCGCGGGCGCGTCGAGGCCCGCTACACCTGGGCGGGAGTCGCCCGGCAGACGGAAAGCATCTACCAGCGGCTGCTCGCGCGCGAGCGTCAGCAGCCCGGACAGCTCTTGGAGATGGCGCAATGA
- a CDS encoding D-glycero-alpha-D-manno-heptose-1,7-bisphosphate 7-phosphatase, with protein MSSSDAPIAAVFFDRDGTLVEDVPYNAEPERVRSLPTVADTLDELRELGIRVGVISNQSGIGRGLLTSDQVREVDRRVNALLGPFDVWRICPHAPDDGCACRKPQPGMILSAAEQLGIDPSRIVMIGDIGADIEAARAAGARAVLVPTPQTLPEEVAAAPLVARTVREAVALLVPEFAEARA; from the coding sequence ATGAGCAGCAGTGACGCCCCGATCGCGGCGGTCTTCTTCGACCGCGACGGCACCCTCGTCGAGGACGTGCCCTACAACGCCGAGCCCGAGCGAGTGCGGTCGCTGCCCACCGTGGCCGACACGCTCGACGAGCTGCGCGAGCTCGGTATCCGGGTGGGCGTCATCAGCAACCAGTCGGGCATCGGCCGAGGACTGCTCACCTCCGATCAGGTGCGCGAGGTCGACCGGCGCGTCAACGCGCTGCTCGGACCCTTCGACGTGTGGCGCATCTGCCCCCACGCCCCGGATGACGGCTGCGCCTGCCGCAAGCCGCAGCCCGGCATGATCCTCTCGGCCGCCGAGCAGCTGGGCATCGACCCGAGCCGCATCGTGATGATCGGCGACATCGGCGCCGACATCGAGGCGGCCCGGGCGGCGGGAGCGCGCGCGGTGCTCGTCCCCACGCCCCAGACCCTGCCCGAGGAGGTCGCCGCCGCCCCGCTCGTCGCGCGCACGGTGCGGGAGGCCGTGGCGCTGCTCGTGCCCGAGTTCGCGGAGGCGCGCGCATGA
- a CDS encoding glycosyltransferase, with protein sequence MRILVWHVHGGWMDGFLRGRHEYLIPAEPQTTLPELPQGARPVDPASLRDEEVDVVVLQRTEELELVERLLGRRPGRDVPAVFVEHNTPKRLPVTERHPLAEQREIPVAHVTHFNRLAWDCGEAPTVVIEHGVPDPGPLYVGDLPTLGVVINEPVRRGRVTGTDLLPTFARAATLDCFGIDVDLLPEALGLGDRLQAVGDLPTAQLHAELARRRAYLHPLRWTSLGLSLLEAMHLGMPVLALATTEAPRAVPPPPDAGAVSADPTELAAAAGRLIEDPDEARQRGRAARAFALEHYGLERFLHDWDTLLADQVETRAARRVRTPADTAHRSPDPANPAAPGLMKGALR encoded by the coding sequence ATGAGAATCCTGGTGTGGCACGTGCACGGCGGATGGATGGACGGCTTCCTGCGAGGCCGGCACGAGTACCTGATCCCCGCGGAGCCGCAGACGACGCTTCCGGAGCTGCCGCAGGGGGCGCGCCCGGTCGATCCGGCCTCGCTGCGCGACGAGGAGGTCGACGTCGTCGTGCTGCAGCGCACCGAGGAGCTCGAGCTCGTCGAGCGCCTGCTCGGCCGGCGGCCCGGGCGCGACGTGCCCGCCGTGTTCGTCGAGCACAACACCCCCAAGCGCCTGCCCGTGACCGAGCGCCATCCGCTCGCCGAACAGCGCGAGATCCCGGTCGCTCACGTGACCCACTTCAACCGCCTCGCCTGGGACTGCGGGGAGGCGCCCACGGTGGTGATCGAGCACGGGGTGCCGGATCCTGGTCCCCTCTACGTCGGGGATCTGCCGACGCTCGGGGTCGTCATCAACGAGCCGGTGCGACGTGGACGGGTGACCGGCACCGATCTACTGCCGACGTTCGCGCGGGCCGCGACCCTCGACTGCTTCGGGATCGACGTCGACCTGCTGCCCGAGGCCCTCGGCCTGGGCGACCGTCTGCAGGCCGTGGGCGATCTCCCCACGGCGCAGCTGCACGCCGAGCTCGCGCGACGACGCGCCTATCTGCACCCGCTGCGCTGGACCTCACTGGGCCTGTCGCTGCTCGAGGCCATGCACCTCGGCATGCCGGTGCTCGCGCTTGCAACGACCGAGGCACCGCGCGCCGTGCCCCCCCCCCCCGACGCGGGCGCCGTCTCGGCCGACCCGACAGAGCTGGCCGCCGCGGCCGGGCGCCTGATCGAGGATCCCGACGAGGCTCGCCAACGCGGGCGCGCGGCCCGCGCGTTCGCCCTCGAGCATTACGGCCTCGAGCGGTTCCTGCACGACTGGGACACTCTGCTCGCCGATCAGGTCGAGACCCGCGCAGCTCGCCGCGTCCGCACCCCGGCGGACACCGCGCACCGATCCCCCGACCCCGCGAACCCCGCGGCGCCCGGGCTTATGAAAGGAGCACTCCGATGA